In Desulfosediminicola ganghwensis, a single window of DNA contains:
- a CDS encoding LysR family transcriptional regulator, translated as MIKIHQLIHANALIEHGSFRKAALTQNISRPAFSRSIANLEHSLGVQLFHRHPSGVSITVYGEVLKKYINSISIELSELEREIQLIKGLGTGALTVALGCYFSQISAYQALGILISEYPELKGKALVHDYIEIERLILTKGIDLGLTEISRAKENEYLEVQSLGKHQGVFFCRSNHPLLKKEDLIGADFTPYPLVFTKVPKQIASLMPGKLYQVENQDYVLPSLEVENFSSAKQIVLESDAFGVAVPLQIESELENGQLSVLPYLAPWLVTEYGFMYLRDRALSPVAEKYIGIVRDLERKANIRNQVLLDKYVNNASLKGSLDVP; from the coding sequence ATGATAAAAATTCATCAACTTATTCACGCAAACGCCCTTATTGAGCATGGTTCTTTCAGGAAGGCCGCCCTGACTCAAAACATATCTAGGCCGGCATTTTCCAGAAGCATTGCCAACCTGGAACATTCTCTTGGAGTGCAGCTTTTCCACAGGCATCCAAGCGGGGTCTCGATAACTGTTTATGGTGAGGTTTTGAAAAAATATATAAATAGCATTTCCATAGAACTTTCAGAGCTTGAGCGGGAAATTCAGCTCATCAAAGGACTTGGCACCGGGGCGCTGACGGTGGCATTGGGGTGCTATTTTTCACAAATTTCTGCATATCAGGCTTTAGGTATACTGATATCTGAGTACCCGGAGCTGAAAGGTAAAGCCCTGGTTCATGACTATATTGAGATTGAAAGGTTGATTCTGACGAAGGGTATTGATCTCGGGCTTACAGAAATAAGCAGAGCAAAAGAGAATGAATACCTGGAAGTTCAATCCCTGGGAAAACATCAGGGGGTGTTCTTCTGTCGTTCAAATCACCCATTACTGAAAAAAGAGGATTTGATCGGGGCAGATTTTACGCCTTATCCGCTCGTGTTTACGAAAGTACCGAAGCAAATTGCTTCTCTTATGCCCGGCAAACTGTACCAGGTTGAGAATCAGGATTATGTGCTTCCGTCACTGGAAGTGGAAAATTTCTCCAGTGCCAAGCAGATTGTGCTTGAAAGCGATGCATTCGGGGTGGCAGTACCGTTGCAGATCGAAAGTGAACTCGAAAACGGTCAACTCTCTGTATTGCCGTATCTGGCACCGTGGCTGGTAACAGAATATGGATTTATGTACCTTCGGGACCGGGCACTGTCACCGGTTGCGGAAAAGTATATTGGGATCGTAAGAGATCTGGAGCGGAAAGCTAATATACGCAATCAGGTGCTACTCGATAAATATGTAAATAATGCTTCCCTAAAGGGCTCTTTGGACGTGCCATGA
- a CDS encoding PHP-associated domain-containing protein, with amino-acid sequence MTANKDNHCFSIDMHVHTSRYSECAESLDPRQIDSYAMRAGLHAVVITEHNTMWGNNEIKELQAQMSSILLFNGIEVTTNGGHHLVILGVDENTPLPKGISCSDAISTAHEQGGVAILAHPYRNGLPPLHTIEMVDAVEIASTSLSRKETDLSCHLAQFLGKQAIGCSDAHALTRIGWSYTQFPCSPRDTSHLCQMIRQGLGNPVMPKRCFN; translated from the coding sequence ATGACAGCAAACAAGGACAACCACTGCTTCTCAATTGATATGCATGTCCACACCTCACGCTATTCAGAGTGTGCCGAGTCACTTGACCCTCGTCAGATTGACAGCTATGCGATGAGAGCCGGTCTCCACGCTGTGGTCATCACCGAACACAACACCATGTGGGGAAATAATGAAATCAAGGAACTCCAAGCGCAGATGAGTTCGATTCTTCTCTTTAACGGTATTGAAGTTACCACGAATGGTGGGCACCATCTAGTGATCCTGGGGGTGGATGAAAACACCCCTTTACCAAAGGGTATAAGCTGCAGTGATGCCATCTCCACGGCCCATGAGCAGGGTGGGGTTGCCATACTTGCGCATCCCTACCGAAATGGCCTGCCCCCGCTGCATACCATTGAGATGGTTGATGCCGTAGAGATTGCCTCTACTTCGCTATCAAGAAAAGAGACCGACCTCTCTTGTCACCTGGCGCAGTTTCTGGGCAAACAAGCAATCGGATGCAGTGATGCCCATGCCCTGACCAGAATTGGCTGGTCCTATACCCAGTTCCCCTGTTCCCCACGCGACACCAGCCACCTGTGCCAGATGATCAGACAAGGTTTAGGCAATCCGGTGATGCCGAAGCGATGTTTCAACTGA
- a CDS encoding ATP-binding protein, whose protein sequence is MFQDNLTRDAITRQLHPVISTFEEEVIPQQVKLLPNNRYTTDYAWMYSFEKKLKYRIQRLLGRKLVPRRERILFGPGGVVSEAISNAFVHGHQKDRYMPIRVWATVSKKGLGFSIVDMGSGFDIAEVQQTYSNGRQFFNIAGNGFSLFHQSSDFTACYQMYGKELCIIYPLR, encoded by the coding sequence ATGTTTCAGGATAACCTGACCAGAGACGCCATAACGCGACAACTCCATCCAGTCATTTCAACTTTTGAAGAAGAGGTGATCCCGCAACAGGTCAAACTGCTGCCCAATAATCGGTACACCACTGATTACGCCTGGATGTATTCTTTTGAAAAAAAACTTAAATACCGGATTCAGAGGTTACTCGGACGAAAGTTAGTACCCAGGCGGGAAAGAATTCTCTTCGGACCTGGGGGAGTTGTCTCTGAGGCGATATCGAACGCTTTCGTCCACGGTCATCAAAAAGACCGATACATGCCAATCCGGGTATGGGCCACAGTGTCAAAGAAAGGTTTGGGCTTCTCTATCGTGGACATGGGAAGCGGCTTTGACATTGCGGAAGTTCAGCAGACGTACAGCAATGGCCGGCAGTTCTTTAACATTGCCGGCAATGGTTTTTCTCTGTTTCACCAATCCAGCGATTTTACCGCCTGCTACCAAATGTACGGTAAGGAACTCTGCATTATTTACCCGCTTAGGTAA
- a CDS encoding ATP-binding protein has product MGKKKEIFIISSDPKITVLLENYLVQEGHQVRNAQDAFAALGLLKDYQPQIIYIDQTIPELGGERLALMIREIPRLKSCYIVILSVPSAEKRLNLEAIGADCAIVKGPFSAMSEDIAKTLCEAESPTSTVPTLEGYGGLDPTQITQELLSQNKHLESLLECISEGIIEIERGRILYANKSAIAFLRTTRESLVGSSIDELPDTQARDILNPPKVSCAQSGREKANSFIANIFDKQLLVNGLDLFSEKRIVLLTDITERKRMEAIVEATNLTQNLGYIFSGIRHEIGNPVNSIKMALTVLQKNLAIYDRHKTAEFINRSLEEVTRLEYLLRALKNYSLFEKPVIQQTSIEQFFRSILPLVKEDLENKGIRVWTDIQKDDLTAMTDSRALHHVLLNLITNAADAVTGKEAPYITLSAKEKSGKIVIKVDDNGCGIAKEDFANIFTPFFTSKPQGTGLGLAIVEKMLKSMKGQIEIDSIRDFGTTVTVTLPEGT; this is encoded by the coding sequence ATGGGCAAGAAAAAGGAAATTTTCATCATTAGTAGCGACCCCAAGATAACAGTGCTCCTGGAAAACTATCTTGTCCAGGAGGGCCATCAGGTCCGTAATGCGCAGGACGCCTTTGCGGCGCTCGGCCTGTTGAAGGATTACCAGCCGCAAATTATCTATATTGACCAAACAATTCCCGAATTAGGCGGTGAGAGGCTGGCGCTGATGATACGGGAAATCCCGCGGTTAAAGTCATGCTATATCGTCATTCTGTCAGTTCCATCTGCTGAAAAGAGGCTGAACCTGGAAGCCATTGGTGCCGATTGCGCTATTGTCAAAGGACCATTCAGCGCTATGTCAGAAGACATTGCTAAAACCCTGTGCGAGGCGGAATCCCCCACTTCCACCGTCCCTACCCTCGAGGGATATGGTGGTTTGGACCCAACACAGATCACCCAAGAATTGTTGAGTCAGAACAAGCACCTTGAATCCCTTCTTGAGTGCATATCAGAAGGTATAATTGAGATTGAACGAGGACGTATTCTTTATGCGAATAAATCGGCCATAGCGTTCCTGCGCACCACAAGAGAATCCCTGGTAGGCTCATCTATCGATGAACTTCCGGATACTCAAGCGCGCGATATTCTCAACCCCCCTAAAGTATCATGCGCCCAATCAGGGCGCGAGAAAGCAAACAGTTTCATCGCCAATATCTTCGATAAGCAGCTCCTGGTGAACGGGCTCGATCTTTTCTCAGAGAAAAGAATAGTTTTACTCACCGACATTACAGAAAGAAAGCGGATGGAGGCCATTGTCGAGGCAACAAACCTCACCCAAAACCTGGGGTATATCTTCTCCGGGATCAGGCATGAAATCGGTAATCCGGTGAACTCAATTAAAATGGCCCTCACCGTTTTGCAAAAAAATCTCGCCATCTATGATCGGCACAAGACTGCTGAATTCATCAATCGTTCCCTTGAGGAGGTTACCCGGCTCGAATACCTGCTTCGGGCTTTGAAGAACTACAGTCTTTTTGAAAAACCGGTGATCCAGCAAACCTCAATTGAACAGTTTTTCCGGAGCATTCTCCCTCTGGTTAAAGAAGACCTGGAAAATAAAGGTATCAGGGTCTGGACCGATATACAGAAAGACGACCTGACAGCCATGACCGACAGCCGTGCCCTTCACCACGTTCTTTTAAATCTCATAACCAACGCTGCCGATGCAGTCACAGGCAAAGAGGCACCTTACATAACTCTCTCGGCTAAAGAGAAATCGGGCAAAATTGTTATCAAGGTTGATGACAACGGTTGCGGCATTGCCAAAGAGGATTTCGCCAATATTTTTACTCCGTTTTTCACCTCCAAACCGCAGGGAACAGGTCTTGGCCTGGCCATTGTCGAGAAGATGCTGAAGAGCATGAAGGGGCAGATAGAGATCGATTCAATTCGCGATTTCGGCACCACCGTTACCGTAACCTTACCCGAGGGAACCTGA
- a CDS encoding sigma-54-dependent transcriptional regulator, which produces MGAFKKKSLLIIDDNQLFVDSLKQYLASGNYEIFTAHGVKDGERICLSRKVDVVLLDQKLPDGNGSDLCRTLLSKNDCIKIIFITAFPNLDGAVNALRNGACDYLTKPMELDEVVSSINRAFRSLELETVGQIQNDKENLDSENELIGEDSSLSEIRYIIQLAALNKVPVLISGETGTGKGIVARAIHYSKKNRKSSFVGVNCAALPENLIEAELFGYEKGAFTSAESAKKGVFELADGGTLFLDEIGELPLHLQSKMLGVLDDHRVKRLGGELSKTVSVQVIAATNRNLEEAARQNSFRQDLYYRLSVLPIHMPPLRKRRDDIEALCHHFIKHSAVNPNVTLGENEIEQLKGYPWPGNIRELKNVIERALIFQRAGQIFPSELLSNHVRNLPSEEPAKFPLVTLEEMEKEHITSSLMTLDHNHTQTAKALGISRSTLLRKMKKYNIEFAAS; this is translated from the coding sequence ATGGGTGCTTTTAAAAAAAAATCGTTACTTATCATTGATGACAACCAGCTCTTCGTTGATAGTCTCAAGCAATATCTCGCCAGCGGCAATTACGAAATTTTCACAGCCCACGGCGTAAAAGATGGTGAACGAATCTGTCTCAGCAGGAAAGTCGATGTCGTGTTGCTGGACCAGAAACTGCCAGATGGAAACGGTAGTGATCTTTGCAGAACACTTTTAAGTAAAAACGATTGTATAAAAATCATTTTTATCACCGCCTTTCCTAATCTTGATGGTGCCGTAAACGCCTTGCGAAATGGTGCTTGTGATTATCTCACCAAGCCCATGGAACTTGATGAAGTGGTTTCGAGCATTAACAGGGCCTTCAGATCCCTTGAATTGGAGACGGTCGGGCAGATCCAGAACGACAAGGAGAACCTTGATAGTGAGAACGAACTCATAGGGGAAGACAGCAGCTTAAGTGAAATTCGTTACATCATCCAACTCGCAGCACTCAATAAAGTGCCGGTATTGATCAGCGGAGAAACAGGAACAGGCAAAGGCATCGTTGCCAGAGCCATCCATTACAGCAAAAAAAACAGAAAAAGCAGCTTTGTAGGGGTCAACTGCGCCGCTTTGCCGGAAAACCTGATAGAAGCCGAGTTGTTCGGCTATGAAAAAGGCGCTTTTACCAGTGCAGAATCCGCCAAAAAAGGTGTTTTCGAACTTGCCGACGGCGGTACCCTTTTCCTTGATGAAATTGGCGAACTGCCATTGCACTTGCAGTCTAAAATGCTGGGGGTGCTGGATGATCACAGAGTCAAAAGGCTGGGCGGGGAATTATCCAAGACTGTCTCAGTGCAAGTAATCGCCGCCACCAACAGAAATCTGGAAGAAGCTGCCCGGCAGAACAGTTTCAGGCAGGATCTTTATTATCGCCTTTCCGTTCTCCCTATCCATATGCCCCCACTGCGAAAAAGAAGAGATGATATTGAAGCGCTCTGTCATCATTTCATTAAACATTCTGCCGTCAATCCAAATGTAACTCTGGGTGAGAACGAGATAGAGCAACTCAAGGGCTACCCATGGCCAGGCAACATAAGGGAGTTAAAAAATGTAATAGAACGCGCTTTGATTTTTCAAAGAGCCGGTCAAATCTTTCCATCTGAGCTACTCAGCAATCACGTTCGCAACCTTCCATCAGAAGAACCGGCCAAGTTCCCCCTCGTCACTTTGGAGGAAATGGAAAAAGAGCATATCACAAGTTCGTTGATGACACTGGATCATAATCACACCCAAACTGCAAAAGCTCTGGGCATCTCTCGCTCTACCCTCCTGAGAAAAATGAAAAAATATAACATAGAGTTTGCTGCATCATAA